The proteins below are encoded in one region of Thermococcus peptonophilus:
- a CDS encoding DEAD/DEAH box helicase, with translation MHPLLKKAIKDRFGRLNRLQQDAFREVSSGKSVLIIAPTGSGKTEAAVLPAFNEILEEGLKPISALYIAPLKALNRDLLERLEWWGKRLGITVEVRHGDTSSYRKAKQVKNPPQMLIITPETLGVILTVKSLRKHLTNVKFVIVDEIAELVDNKRGAQLLLGLERLAEIADFRRIGMTATVGNEDEVREWLKADVIVKPNWKKAYRFHVLYPKPEEKDEELARKLSVSPDIAARLRILWDIVERHGKALVFTNTRQFAEILAHRLKAWGKPVEVHHGSLSREARINAEKALKEGKIKALVCTSSMELGIDIGDVDVVIQYMSPRQVNRLVQRAGRAKHRIGEVSEAYIITTNVEDYLQSLIIAKHALEGRFEPLEPIGGLDVLAHFVVGLLVEYRRLPRERPYEIARRAYVYRDLSWEDYLDTLKVLEDARIIGYDEGINQLYLRRGAFQYYYENLSTIPDEVSWRVIDAKSGNIVGRLDESFVMDLEEGMEFVMGGKSWIVLKIDDEAKIIKARESPSIESAIPSWEGEMIPVPFSVAFAVGRLKRELVFDFKNALSLLEGVEFSKEELKRAFEEIKDEPFSTDRDIFVESTPKALVIHADFGNRANEAIGRIVHSLLILRYGRVFSVRAQAHAVVFKTPFQLNPNEVKRYLYQEPESVEFIVARSLRDSHAYRWRMLNVAKRFGALRRDAKIRKVERLFEGTVIERETLNELYHDKVDVKTAELVMEMLKVGSLRVKTALRKEPSTLARLNMTVGGEFLLSGVLERDEVLELFKRRLLEHEVVLVCTNCGWHSRTKVARLRSIGERECPRCGSKMLAVAHPIDAEEFLPVLDKVRHGEPLDKREERVYRKLLKAADLVDTYGFDAVLALASYGTGPDTAARILAQYRGDALLVALMEREREFIRTRRFWVDEGQRRK, from the coding sequence ATGCACCCCCTCCTCAAGAAAGCCATAAAGGATCGCTTTGGGAGGCTCAACAGACTCCAGCAGGATGCCTTCCGCGAGGTTAGTTCCGGGAAGAGCGTTCTGATTATAGCGCCTACTGGCTCAGGAAAAACAGAGGCCGCCGTTCTGCCCGCCTTCAACGAAATCCTTGAGGAGGGGCTGAAGCCGATTTCTGCCCTCTACATTGCCCCGCTGAAGGCCCTCAACAGGGATCTCCTCGAGAGGCTCGAATGGTGGGGTAAGAGGCTCGGAATAACCGTTGAGGTGCGCCACGGAGACACCTCATCCTACAGGAAGGCGAAACAGGTAAAGAACCCCCCGCAGATGCTCATTATAACCCCCGAAACCCTCGGTGTGATTTTGACCGTTAAATCCCTCCGAAAGCACTTGACGAATGTGAAGTTCGTCATCGTGGACGAGATAGCAGAACTTGTAGATAATAAGCGCGGCGCCCAGCTCCTCCTCGGTCTTGAGAGGCTCGCTGAGATTGCCGACTTCAGGAGAATCGGGATGACGGCAACGGTGGGTAACGAGGACGAGGTTAGGGAGTGGCTGAAGGCTGATGTCATAGTCAAGCCTAACTGGAAGAAGGCCTACCGCTTCCACGTGCTGTATCCAAAACCTGAAGAAAAAGACGAAGAGCTCGCCAGAAAGCTCAGCGTTTCCCCTGACATCGCGGCGCGCCTCAGGATTCTATGGGACATCGTTGAAAGGCACGGAAAGGCCCTGGTATTCACTAACACGCGTCAGTTTGCAGAGATTCTCGCCCATCGGCTGAAGGCGTGGGGGAAACCCGTTGAAGTCCACCACGGCTCGCTCTCGAGAGAAGCAAGGATAAACGCCGAGAAGGCTCTCAAGGAGGGAAAGATAAAGGCACTGGTGTGCACATCCTCGATGGAGCTCGGCATAGACATCGGTGACGTTGACGTCGTGATTCAGTACATGAGCCCGAGGCAGGTAAACAGGCTAGTCCAGAGGGCTGGAAGGGCGAAGCACAGGATAGGGGAGGTAAGCGAGGCATACATTATAACGACGAACGTTGAGGACTACCTTCAGAGTCTGATCATAGCCAAACACGCTCTTGAAGGCCGATTTGAACCCCTTGAGCCGATCGGCGGACTGGACGTTCTGGCCCATTTCGTCGTCGGCCTGCTCGTTGAGTACAGGCGACTTCCGAGGGAGAGGCCCTACGAGATAGCGAGGAGGGCGTACGTTTACAGGGATTTGAGCTGGGAGGACTACCTTGATACGCTCAAGGTGCTCGAAGACGCCCGAATAATAGGCTACGACGAGGGGATCAACCAGCTCTACCTGCGCAGGGGGGCCTTTCAGTACTACTATGAAAACCTCTCAACGATACCCGATGAAGTCTCCTGGAGGGTCATAGACGCCAAGAGCGGAAACATCGTTGGAAGGCTCGACGAAAGCTTCGTGATGGACCTCGAAGAGGGCATGGAGTTCGTGATGGGCGGGAAGAGCTGGATAGTGCTCAAGATAGACGATGAGGCTAAAATCATCAAGGCGCGCGAGAGCCCGAGCATCGAGAGCGCCATACCAAGCTGGGAAGGCGAGATGATACCCGTTCCCTTCAGCGTTGCCTTTGCCGTCGGCAGGCTGAAGAGAGAGCTTGTCTTCGACTTCAAGAACGCGCTGTCACTCCTTGAGGGTGTTGAGTTCAGCAAGGAGGAACTAAAAAGGGCATTTGAAGAGATAAAGGATGAGCCGTTCTCGACTGATAGGGACATCTTTGTGGAGAGCACTCCGAAAGCGCTCGTTATCCACGCCGACTTCGGCAACAGGGCGAACGAGGCTATCGGCAGGATAGTCCACTCCCTCCTGATCCTCCGCTACGGCAGGGTGTTCTCGGTGAGGGCGCAGGCACACGCGGTAGTCTTCAAGACACCGTTCCAGCTGAACCCCAATGAGGTCAAGCGCTACCTCTACCAGGAGCCGGAGAGCGTTGAGTTCATCGTGGCGAGATCTTTGAGGGATTCCCATGCCTACCGCTGGAGGATGCTGAACGTTGCAAAGCGCTTCGGGGCCCTGAGAAGGGACGCGAAGATAAGGAAAGTAGAACGACTCTTCGAGGGGACGGTCATTGAGAGGGAGACGCTGAACGAGCTCTATCACGATAAGGTTGATGTAAAGACTGCCGAACTGGTCATGGAGATGCTGAAGGTAGGAAGCCTCAGGGTCAAAACCGCCCTCAGGAAAGAGCCCTCGACACTTGCCAGGCTGAACATGACCGTTGGCGGAGAGTTCCTATTGAGCGGAGTCCTTGAGAGGGACGAAGTCCTTGAGCTGTTCAAAAGGAGGCTCCTTGAGCACGAGGTAGTTTTAGTCTGCACCAACTGCGGCTGGCATTCGAGGACTAAGGTTGCCCGCTTGAGGAGCATCGGGGAAAGGGAATGTCCTCGCTGCGGCTCGAAGATGCTCGCCGTTGCTCACCCGATAGATGCGGAGGAGTTTTTACCTGTTCTCGATAAGGTCAGGCACGGGGAGCCCCTTGATAAGAGAGAGGAGCGGGTTTACAGAAAGTTGCTGAAAGCCGCGGACTTGGTTGATACATACGGCTTTGATGCCGTTTTGGCCCTGGCCAGCTATGGAACCGGGCCTGATACAGCGGCTAGGATACTCGCCCAGTACAGGGGAGATGCTCTGTTGGTAGCCCTGATGGAGCGTGAGAGGGAGTTCATAAGGACGAGACGCTTCTGGGTCGATGAGGGACAAAGAAGAAAATGA
- a CDS encoding MFS transporter yields the protein MQVVENGETYDLTYAKKAVIVVVLLPLLVMYTEAMLTPALPTIQKEFAINPNDVSWILTIYLLVGTVSVALFGKLGDMYGKKKMFLVALGFYTLGVILNGFAPSFQWLLVTRAIQGFGMAIMPLAFALVREEFPPSMVPQVQGMISAMFAVGMVIALPLGAWVTQNWGWRWTYHSAAPFAVLMFFLAWRILRESRYINPGKVDWVGAVLLTVFVVPMLVAVTRAPNIGWTAKETLVLFAVGVIGAILLVLWEMRAENPLLPLGIISSRNPAIANLGIMLAAFGLSMMSQANTYLLQMPEPYGFGKTILQSGLLMTPMALVMLIVAPLAGKFMPKIGAKPIAIAGALIGSGALAVMSLYATKMSLWQFVTTLVFVGVGINLMNISLINVLTFSVPKRMMGIATGSNTLFRNFGSTWGPAIAGTVMSTYYVLFHPPGAPAFVQIKIPTEKAYEVLFGGASMVYLLLALLAFAIVEVMKRGKIREVKEGGEEEVIVE from the coding sequence ATGCAGGTAGTCGAGAATGGTGAGACCTACGACCTGACCTACGCAAAGAAAGCGGTTATTGTGGTCGTTCTCCTCCCGCTCCTCGTCATGTACACCGAGGCGATGCTGACGCCGGCTTTGCCGACGATCCAGAAGGAGTTCGCGATAAACCCCAACGACGTCAGCTGGATTTTGACCATATACCTCCTCGTTGGGACCGTTAGCGTCGCCCTCTTTGGAAAACTTGGAGACATGTACGGAAAAAAGAAGATGTTCCTCGTGGCGCTCGGCTTTTACACGCTGGGAGTCATCCTCAACGGCTTCGCGCCGAGTTTCCAGTGGTTACTCGTTACTAGAGCCATCCAGGGCTTTGGAATGGCAATTATGCCGCTCGCGTTTGCCCTCGTCCGCGAGGAGTTTCCGCCAAGTATGGTGCCGCAGGTACAGGGAATGATAAGTGCCATGTTCGCGGTGGGTATGGTCATAGCGCTCCCCCTCGGCGCGTGGGTCACCCAGAACTGGGGATGGAGGTGGACCTACCACTCGGCGGCTCCCTTCGCCGTGCTGATGTTCTTCCTCGCTTGGAGGATACTCAGGGAGAGCCGCTACATAAACCCCGGAAAGGTTGATTGGGTCGGGGCGGTTCTCCTTACGGTCTTCGTGGTGCCCATGCTCGTGGCGGTCACGAGGGCGCCAAACATAGGCTGGACCGCTAAAGAAACCCTCGTGCTATTTGCGGTTGGTGTCATTGGTGCCATATTGCTCGTCCTCTGGGAGATGAGAGCGGAAAACCCGCTGCTGCCGCTCGGCATAATCTCCTCAAGGAACCCCGCCATAGCCAACCTGGGCATAATGTTAGCGGCCTTTGGCCTCTCAATGATGAGCCAGGCGAACACCTACCTCCTCCAGATGCCGGAACCCTACGGCTTTGGAAAGACGATACTCCAGAGCGGCCTGCTCATGACCCCAATGGCCCTCGTCATGCTCATCGTTGCCCCGCTCGCCGGAAAGTTCATGCCCAAGATAGGAGCAAAGCCCATAGCAATAGCGGGTGCCCTCATAGGAAGCGGCGCTCTCGCAGTAATGTCCCTCTACGCAACGAAGATGTCCCTCTGGCAGTTTGTGACAACGCTTGTATTCGTTGGGGTGGGCATAAACCTCATGAACATATCTCTTATCAACGTGCTGACCTTCTCAGTACCGAAGAGAATGATGGGCATTGCCACTGGTTCAAACACACTCTTCAGGAACTTCGGCTCTACCTGGGGGCCGGCAATAGCGGGAACGGTGATGAGCACCTACTACGTCCTCTTCCACCCGCCGGGGGCTCCGGCCTTCGTCCAGATCAAGATCCCGACGGAGAAGGCCTACGAGGTGCTCTTTGGGGGAGCGTCCATGGTTTATCTCCTCCTGGCCCTGCTGGCATTTGCCATTGTTGAGGTCATGAAGAGGGGAAAGATACGCGAGGTTAAGGAAGGAGGAGAAGAGGAAGTTATAGTTGAGTAA
- a CDS encoding iron-containing alcohol dehydrogenase, which translates to MFWLKTRIIEGEGSLESLKNEAKGHERVLILASGSMKRHGFLSEAEDYVREAGAEVMSITGLPTEPSVEVIEEFLPKVREFRPDLLVAIGGGSVIDTTKALKVFYDAPEPVFEEIAFIDRFSRPKPVPKLKTPLIAIPSTSGAGSEVSAASVLKKNGVKYNIVTPEIAPDVAILDPRLPRTMPREVTRNSGLDVLVHGIEAYTTKVAGPFSDAMAIRAIKTVFEWLPKSVEGDPEARARMHYAATMAGIAFLNARLGLAHAMSHKAAWIGPHGLLNAIFIPYVMEFNAEMSEYAKRRYAEIARELGLKSAEELIKAVKELNESLGVPKLNELVDEETFMARLDEMAEKAYRDGLITFNPVEPKPEEIRELYLKAFYGE; encoded by the coding sequence ATGTTCTGGCTCAAGACGAGGATAATTGAGGGGGAAGGATCACTTGAGAGCCTCAAGAACGAGGCCAAGGGGCACGAGCGGGTTCTCATACTGGCATCTGGTTCTATGAAGAGGCACGGTTTTCTGAGCGAGGCCGAGGACTACGTTAGGGAAGCCGGAGCAGAGGTCATGAGCATAACAGGCCTCCCGACCGAACCCAGTGTGGAGGTCATTGAGGAGTTCCTACCGAAGGTGAGAGAGTTCAGGCCAGACCTTCTCGTGGCTATAGGTGGCGGTAGCGTCATTGACACTACCAAAGCACTCAAGGTCTTCTATGATGCCCCCGAGCCCGTCTTTGAGGAGATAGCTTTCATTGACCGCTTCTCAAGGCCAAAACCTGTGCCGAAGCTCAAAACTCCCTTAATCGCTATTCCCTCAACGAGCGGGGCTGGAAGCGAGGTCTCAGCGGCGAGCGTTCTGAAGAAAAACGGGGTAAAGTACAACATCGTAACGCCGGAGATAGCGCCCGACGTGGCTATCCTCGACCCGAGACTCCCGAGAACGATGCCGAGGGAAGTAACCAGAAACTCCGGCTTAGATGTCCTCGTTCACGGGATAGAGGCATACACGACAAAAGTCGCCGGGCCCTTCAGTGACGCCATGGCAATTCGGGCAATAAAGACCGTCTTCGAGTGGCTTCCTAAGTCGGTTGAAGGCGATCCCGAGGCGAGGGCAAGGATGCACTACGCGGCGACGATGGCTGGGATAGCGTTCCTCAACGCGAGGCTTGGATTAGCTCACGCGATGAGCCACAAGGCAGCATGGATAGGGCCGCATGGATTGCTCAACGCGATATTCATACCCTACGTAATGGAATTCAACGCAGAGATGAGCGAGTATGCAAAAAGGCGCTATGCTGAGATAGCACGCGAACTCGGACTGAAGAGTGCGGAAGAGCTGATAAAAGCCGTTAAGGAGCTCAACGAGAGCCTTGGAGTTCCAAAGCTTAACGAGCTTGTTGACGAAGAGACCTTCATGGCAAGACTCGACGAGATGGCAGAGAAGGCCTACCGTGATGGGCTGATAACGTTCAACCCCGTTGAACCAAAGCCAGAGGAGATAAGAGAGCTTTATCTGAAGGCTTTCTATGGAGAATGA
- a CDS encoding MFS transporter yields the protein MNVGGGPADVGIVNAVGSTFSMLGGLFWGKLSDRLNRRKVFLLIGFLGTAIATLVFAFAHSVSQVIAINAAYTFFIAATIPIPILIITKVFRLEDWDYAIGKFNEIGGWAWVLGLIAGLLLTPVLGIRGTFIALGVIGLLSFPWGKKTIREVPLHIDRKILGVYAGYVVEKFRYLPNMITHLPRFSTKGFGRLYFSSFLFWVGAMLYFTQFPVLLKSRGFGATHLYLMSIGNSTISAFMYTRVGLKLKKSGGYLALIRGLSVRAFAFSLLAVSTLIEGQVFVLFAFVSYFLAGYTWAYIGISTTSIISRFAPPKERGALIGTYNMISSLGAIAGNFLSGFLTEGLVLP from the coding sequence ATGAACGTCGGCGGCGGGCCGGCTGATGTGGGGATAGTCAACGCAGTGGGCAGTACATTCTCAATGCTCGGCGGCCTTTTCTGGGGGAAGCTCAGCGACAGGCTCAACAGGAGAAAGGTATTCCTCCTCATTGGGTTCCTGGGGACTGCGATAGCCACGCTCGTCTTTGCTTTTGCTCACAGTGTCTCCCAGGTTATTGCCATAAACGCGGCCTACACATTCTTCATAGCCGCGACGATACCAATTCCGATACTCATAATAACGAAGGTCTTCCGCCTTGAGGACTGGGACTACGCGATAGGGAAGTTCAACGAGATCGGCGGCTGGGCGTGGGTTCTTGGTCTCATAGCGGGCCTGCTCTTGACGCCCGTGCTCGGAATTAGGGGAACTTTCATTGCTCTCGGAGTCATAGGGCTTCTCTCGTTTCCATGGGGAAAGAAAACAATACGAGAAGTTCCGCTTCACATTGACAGAAAAATCCTGGGTGTCTACGCCGGCTATGTCGTTGAGAAGTTCAGATACCTTCCGAACATGATAACCCACCTACCGAGGTTCTCTACGAAGGGCTTTGGGAGGCTCTACTTCTCATCCTTTCTGTTCTGGGTGGGGGCAATGCTCTACTTCACCCAGTTCCCGGTTCTCCTCAAGTCGAGAGGCTTCGGTGCCACTCACCTCTATCTCATGAGCATAGGGAACTCCACCATATCGGCCTTCATGTACACGCGGGTCGGTCTGAAACTCAAAAAGAGCGGGGGCTACCTTGCCCTCATTCGTGGGCTTTCAGTTAGGGCATTTGCTTTCTCGCTCCTTGCGGTATCCACGCTAATTGAGGGCCAAGTTTTTGTGCTCTTTGCCTTTGTATCTTACTTCCTGGCGGGCTACACCTGGGCGTACATAGGAATCTCGACGACCTCGATAATCTCGCGCTTCGCTCCCCCTAAGGAGAGGGGTGCACTGATAGGAACTTACAACATGATAAGCTCCCTGGGTGCGATAGCTGGGAACTTCCTCAGCGGTTTTCTGACGGAAGGGCTAGTTTTACCGTGA
- the pfdA gene encoding prefoldin subunit alpha, protein MAEDTKKLEELAYQYQLLQAQAQLLAQNLELLTLGKNEFQAVKETLEGLKKEEGAVEILVPIGAGSFLKGKILDAKNAIVSVGAGYAVEKSLDDSIAYLEKRIKEYEEAIAKTQEALKKLEVQLGDLAKKAQEIQQKQAMGFSVKK, encoded by the coding sequence ATGGCGGAGGACACCAAGAAGCTTGAAGAACTCGCATACCAGTATCAGCTCCTTCAGGCTCAGGCTCAACTGCTCGCCCAGAACCTTGAGCTTCTGACTCTCGGAAAGAACGAATTCCAGGCGGTCAAGGAGACCCTCGAAGGCCTTAAGAAGGAGGAGGGTGCGGTCGAGATCCTTGTCCCCATTGGGGCTGGATCGTTCCTCAAGGGCAAAATCCTTGATGCCAAGAACGCGATAGTTAGCGTTGGGGCTGGCTACGCCGTCGAGAAGAGCCTTGATGACTCGATTGCGTATCTCGAAAAGCGCATAAAGGAGTACGAAGAGGCAATAGCAAAGACACAGGAAGCCCTTAAGAAGCTCGAAGTCCAGCTGGGGGATCTCGCCAAAAAGGCCCAGGAGATTCAGCAGAAGCAGGCAATGGGTTTCAGCGTCAAGAAGTGA
- a CDS encoding SDR family oxidoreductase, whose product MIRNKLVVVTGGAGFIGSHLAWELVKDNDVIVVDNLYTGKEENVPPGAKLVRADIRDYEATAELISNADYVFHEAAQVSVVESIRDPAFTEEVNVLGTLNVLKALLEGHGKLIFASSAAVYGDNPHLPLKETERPRPLSPYGITKATAEEYLRVFHELYGLPVVSLRYFNVFGPRQSANQYAGVISIFINRALKGEPLVIFGDGKQTRDFIYVRDVVRANLLVAESRKANGGVFNVATGRETTILELAMKIIEITGTTSSIVFDKPRPGDIKHSRADISEIRKLGFEPEWSLEEGLKKTVEWYAKNKL is encoded by the coding sequence ATGATCAGGAATAAGTTAGTTGTCGTCACAGGGGGGGCGGGTTTTATAGGCTCGCATCTTGCCTGGGAGCTGGTAAAAGACAACGACGTAATAGTCGTTGATAACCTCTACACTGGAAAAGAAGAAAACGTTCCGCCCGGAGCAAAGCTCGTTAGGGCAGACATAAGGGACTATGAAGCCACAGCCGAGCTGATAAGCAATGCTGACTACGTCTTCCACGAGGCGGCGCAGGTGAGCGTCGTCGAGAGCATCCGCGATCCCGCTTTTACAGAAGAGGTGAACGTCCTCGGGACGCTCAACGTCTTGAAGGCCCTTCTTGAAGGACATGGGAAGCTCATTTTCGCCTCTTCTGCAGCTGTCTATGGAGACAATCCTCACCTGCCGCTAAAGGAGACGGAGAGACCCCGGCCCCTCTCTCCCTACGGCATAACCAAAGCAACCGCCGAGGAGTACCTCCGCGTCTTCCACGAGCTTTACGGCCTGCCAGTTGTTTCCCTCCGCTACTTCAACGTCTTTGGGCCTAGACAGAGCGCCAACCAGTATGCAGGAGTGATAAGCATCTTCATCAACCGCGCGCTGAAAGGAGAACCCTTGGTCATCTTCGGCGACGGAAAGCAGACGAGGGACTTCATCTACGTCAGGGACGTGGTCAGGGCTAACCTTCTGGTAGCCGAAAGCAGAAAAGCCAATGGGGGGGTTTTCAACGTCGCGACAGGGAGAGAGACTACAATCCTTGAGCTCGCTATGAAGATAATCGAAATAACAGGAACTACGAGCTCGATAGTCTTCGACAAACCGAGGCCCGGCGACATAAAGCACAGCAGGGCCGACATTAGCGAGATCAGAAAACTGGGCTTCGAGCCAGAGTGGTCCCTCGAGGAGGGACTGAAAAAGACTGTAGAGTGGTATGCCAAAAATAAACTGTAG
- a CDS encoding adenylosuccinate synthetase, which yields MPSYIVVGGQWGDEGKGSVIAYLALKDEPEVIARGGVGTNAGHSVFINGKKYAVRQLPTGFMQTKARLLVGAGVLVDPEVFFHELEHLKDFNVGERVGIDYRCAIIEEKHKQLDRSNHHLHEEIGTTGSGCGPANADRVMRRAKLARDIRELEPYLTDVAAEINDALDDGKLVLVEGTQGFGLSLYYGTYPYVTSKDTTASAIASDVGIGPTRVDDVIVVFKSFPTRVGAGPFPTEMSQEEAERLGLIEYGTVTGRRRRVGWFDFEFARYSARINGATMLAITMLDKYDRGAFGITDYDKLPRKAKEFVEEIEERVGVPVALIKTGPELEHVIDRRENI from the coding sequence ATGCCGAGCTACATCGTTGTTGGTGGTCAATGGGGAGATGAGGGCAAGGGTTCTGTTATAGCATACCTTGCCCTCAAGGACGAGCCCGAGGTTATAGCACGCGGCGGCGTCGGAACGAACGCAGGCCACAGCGTTTTCATCAATGGCAAGAAGTATGCTGTGAGGCAGCTCCCTACAGGTTTTATGCAGACCAAGGCGAGGCTTCTCGTCGGTGCTGGCGTTCTCGTTGATCCAGAGGTCTTCTTCCACGAGCTTGAACACCTAAAGGACTTCAACGTTGGGGAGAGAGTCGGGATAGATTACCGCTGTGCCATAATCGAGGAGAAGCACAAACAGCTTGACCGGAGCAACCACCACCTGCACGAGGAGATTGGAACTACCGGGAGCGGCTGCGGGCCGGCGAACGCCGACAGGGTCATGAGGAGGGCGAAGCTCGCAAGGGACATCAGGGAGCTTGAGCCGTACCTGACGGATGTTGCCGCGGAGATCAATGACGCCCTTGACGACGGAAAGCTCGTTCTCGTTGAGGGAACGCAGGGCTTCGGCCTGAGCCTCTACTACGGCACCTATCCTTACGTCACCTCCAAGGACACAACGGCCTCTGCCATTGCGAGCGACGTTGGAATCGGTCCAACGAGGGTGGATGACGTAATCGTCGTCTTCAAGAGCTTCCCTACGAGAGTTGGTGCAGGGCCGTTTCCGACGGAGATGTCCCAGGAAGAGGCCGAAAGGCTCGGTCTGATCGAGTACGGAACTGTCACTGGGAGAAGGAGGAGGGTAGGCTGGTTTGACTTTGAGTTCGCCCGCTACTCTGCGAGAATAAACGGCGCAACGATGCTCGCGATAACAATGCTCGACAAGTACGACAGGGGAGCCTTTGGTATCACAGACTATGACAAACTTCCGAGGAAGGCAAAGGAGTTCGTTGAGGAAATAGAGGAAAGGGTTGGTGTCCCGGTTGCCCTCATCAAGACTGGGCCGGAGCTAGAGCACGTTATCGACAGAAGAGAGAACATTTAG
- a CDS encoding alpha/beta hydrolase produces the protein MEIYKAKFGAPERGWVVLVHGLGEHSGRYGKLISMLNDAGFAVYTFDWPGHGKSRGKRGHTSVEEAMEIIDSIIEELCEKPFLFGHSLGGLTVIRYAETRPDKIRGVVASSPALAKSPKTPGFMVALAKVLGRIAPSLTLSNGIDPNLLSRNPDAVKRYIEDPLVHDRISTKLGMSIFKNMELAHREADRIKVPILLLVGTADVITPPEGSRKLFEELKVKDKEIKEFEGAYHEIFGDPEWGEEFHRTIVEWLIAYGVV, from the coding sequence ATGGAAATCTACAAAGCCAAGTTTGGAGCCCCCGAGAGGGGCTGGGTCGTTCTCGTCCACGGCCTTGGGGAGCACAGCGGGAGGTACGGAAAGCTCATCTCGATGCTCAACGATGCTGGCTTTGCCGTTTACACCTTCGACTGGCCCGGACACGGGAAGAGCCGAGGAAAGAGGGGACACACCAGCGTCGAAGAGGCTATGGAAATAATTGATTCTATAATTGAAGAATTATGTGAAAAGCCCTTCCTCTTCGGACACAGCCTCGGAGGTTTGACCGTCATCCGCTATGCCGAGACTAGACCTGATAAGATACGAGGCGTCGTCGCGTCCTCCCCGGCCCTGGCCAAAAGCCCCAAAACACCGGGCTTTATGGTTGCCCTCGCCAAGGTTCTGGGAAGAATAGCCCCCAGTCTGACACTCTCCAACGGCATTGACCCAAATCTCCTTTCAAGGAATCCGGATGCAGTGAAGCGCTACATCGAAGACCCTCTCGTCCACGACAGAATCTCAACAAAGCTCGGAATGAGCATCTTCAAGAACATGGAACTGGCTCACAGGGAAGCGGACAGAATTAAAGTACCCATTCTCCTGCTTGTGGGTACGGCCGACGTTATAACACCCCCCGAAGGCTCAAGGAAGCTCTTCGAGGAGCTCAAGGTGAAGGACAAGGAAATCAAGGAGTTCGAAGGAGCATACCATGAAATCTTTGGGGATCCAGAATGGGGGGAGGAGTTCCACAGGACGATAGTTGAGTGGTTGATCGCTTACGGCGTAGTTTAG
- a CDS encoding type II toxin-antitoxin system VapC family toxin, protein MKLFVDANLLVYLLTKTPDEAKRLVEFYADLVEKHTLYTNPLVLDEAIHVSKKKYKVPYETSIQFIDEKVLPYVNVLPLTVIDYLTAKELVLEYDLRPSDALHVATIQNNGLQAIVSEDEDFDKLPIKRIWLEV, encoded by the coding sequence ATGAAACTTTTCGTTGACGCGAACCTTCTGGTGTATCTGCTAACAAAAACCCCCGATGAAGCAAAAAGGCTCGTGGAATTTTATGCGGATCTTGTGGAGAAACATACGCTCTACACTAACCCTCTGGTGCTTGACGAGGCCATCCACGTGTCGAAAAAGAAGTACAAGGTTCCCTACGAAACATCCATCCAGTTCATAGACGAAAAAGTCCTCCCATACGTTAACGTCCTCCCGCTGACTGTTATTGATTATCTCACTGCAAAAGAGCTCGTTCTTGAGTATGACCTCCGCCCTTCAGATGCCCTCCATGTGGCCACGATTCAGAACAACGGCCTTCAGGCGATTGTGAGTGAGGACGAGGATTTTGATAAGCTCCCTATCAAGAGAATATGGCTGGAGGTTTGA
- a CDS encoding AbrB/MazE/SpoVT family DNA-binding domain-containing protein, translating to MIPVVSIRLKVGPKGQIVIPKVFREAYGIKEGGEVIVEPTDRGLVIMPKKSKEELIKELLEWKYKRAKGKPAKLGELKGVSLEDEFDEVWGIEE from the coding sequence GTGATACCAGTGGTTAGCATCCGCCTTAAGGTCGGCCCAAAGGGCCAGATAGTAATTCCCAAAGTCTTCAGGGAGGCCTACGGGATTAAAGAGGGTGGGGAGGTTATAGTGGAGCCTACGGATAGGGGACTGGTGATAATGCCCAAGAAAAGTAAAGAGGAGCTGATAAAAGAACTTCTGGAATGGAAGTATAAAAGAGCAAAGGGGAAGCCCGCCAAACTTGGGGAACTCAAAGGAGTGAGCCTTGAAGACGAATTTGACGAGGTCTGGGGGATTGAAGAATGA
- a CDS encoding iron-sulfur cluster assembly protein, whose protein sequence is MNAEEIYERLRRVKEPITEMDIVSLGLVERVTVDEDGVKIYLRLAEGIRHPFQNALSWPVRWRIVRDVVKALDDVPKLEILEARNLTRYYPEED, encoded by the coding sequence GTGAACGCTGAGGAAATATATGAGAGACTCCGCAGGGTGAAGGAGCCCATAACGGAGATGGACATAGTCAGTCTGGGCCTCGTTGAGAGGGTTACCGTTGACGAAGATGGTGTTAAAATTTACCTCCGGCTCGCCGAGGGAATACGGCACCCGTTCCAGAACGCCCTCAGCTGGCCGGTCAGGTGGAGAATCGTTAGAGATGTGGTTAAGGCCCTTGATGATGTACCAAAACTTGAAATACTCGAGGCCAGAAATCTTACGAGATACTATCCGGAGGAGGATTGA